In Sphingobacterium sp. PCS056, the following proteins share a genomic window:
- a CDS encoding Do family serine endopeptidase has translation MNKVGLTLLTAVFGGAVALGGYKLFESKKFEGMSIEDKQKVYFANNPTGVISSTGNPDFTQAAAIVSPGVVHIKTTYTRQASQGGGSGSPFDMFEEFFGTPQGRGRQQRQAQPVQASGSGVIITEDGYIVTNNHVVEDADKIEVVLTDKRSFEAKVIGRDPNTDLALLKVTAKGLPVVKLGNSDNVNIGEWVLAVGYPLGLQSTVTAGIVSAKGRQIGILGESQQQPRGYGGQEQPVANSSIESFIQTDAVINRGNSGGALVNAQGELIGINSAIASPTGVYAGYGFAIPVNLVKKIVDDFKEFGNVKRGYIGITFTEINPELAKEKGFTDVNGLYVQDVVKGGAAESAGIQKADLITKINGRVITSSPVLQETIGRLRPGDKVKLTFKRDGKEREVTVALKGEEVNKAAEAGKSSKSATEIYNKLGASFLPASSEKKKELGVNSGVVVTQVNKGGVFEYFGVERGLVITEVNGVPVNNVDEIEAALAKTKRNIVSLKGVPERGSTVVINVPIEY, from the coding sequence ATGAACAAAGTAGGTTTAACTTTATTAACAGCAGTCTTCGGAGGAGCCGTAGCCCTTGGGGGGTATAAGCTTTTTGAAAGTAAAAAGTTTGAAGGAATGTCTATCGAAGACAAACAAAAGGTATATTTTGCGAACAACCCAACTGGAGTGATTTCTTCAACAGGAAATCCAGATTTTACACAAGCAGCTGCAATTGTGTCTCCAGGCGTTGTTCATATCAAGACAACATATACAAGACAAGCATCTCAAGGAGGAGGATCAGGTTCGCCGTTTGATATGTTTGAAGAGTTTTTTGGAACACCACAAGGACGTGGCCGTCAACAAAGACAAGCACAACCCGTACAGGCCTCAGGCTCTGGGGTAATCATAACGGAAGATGGATATATCGTAACCAATAACCACGTTGTGGAAGATGCAGATAAAATTGAGGTTGTTCTTACGGATAAACGTTCCTTTGAAGCTAAAGTAATTGGTCGTGATCCAAATACCGATTTAGCACTTTTAAAAGTAACCGCTAAGGGATTGCCTGTCGTAAAATTGGGTAATTCAGATAACGTCAATATTGGAGAATGGGTATTGGCAGTTGGATATCCTCTGGGCTTACAATCTACAGTAACTGCAGGTATTGTGAGTGCTAAAGGCCGTCAGATCGGTATATTAGGAGAAAGCCAACAACAACCTCGTGGTTATGGAGGTCAAGAGCAGCCGGTCGCTAATTCTTCAATTGAATCATTTATTCAAACAGATGCCGTTATCAACAGAGGAAATAGTGGTGGTGCACTTGTAAACGCTCAAGGCGAATTAATAGGTATTAATTCTGCAATAGCTTCCCCAACGGGAGTGTATGCTGGATACGGGTTTGCAATACCAGTAAATCTAGTTAAAAAAATCGTTGACGATTTTAAAGAATTCGGAAATGTGAAACGTGGATATATTGGTATTACTTTTACAGAAATTAATCCTGAATTAGCAAAAGAAAAAGGCTTTACAGATGTCAATGGATTATATGTTCAGGATGTCGTTAAAGGCGGCGCAGCAGAATCTGCAGGAATTCAGAAGGCCGATCTAATTACAAAGATCAATGGTAGAGTAATCACTTCTTCTCCAGTTTTACAAGAAACTATTGGTCGATTACGTCCAGGAGATAAAGTAAAATTGACTTTCAAGCGTGATGGTAAAGAGCGAGAAGTAACGGTGGCCTTAAAGGGAGAAGAGGTAAACAAAGCTGCAGAAGCAGGAAAGTCAAGTAAAAGTGCTACAGAAATCTATAATAAATTAGGCGCAAGTTTCCTACCTGCTTCTTCTGAAAAGAAAAAAGAACTGGGTGTTAATTCAGGCGTTGTCGTGACACAAGTTAATAAAGGTGGAGTTTTTGAATATTTTGGAGTAGAGAGAGGACTAGTAATTACTGAAGTGAATGGTGTACCTGTTAATAATGTTGACGAGATTGAGGCAGCATTAGCTAAAACAAAGCGTAATATTGTTAGCTTAAAAGGTGTTCCAGAACGAGGAAGTACAGTAGTGATCAATGTTCCTATCGAATATTAA
- a CDS encoding low molecular weight protein-tyrosine-phosphatase: MKILMVCLGNICRSPLAHGILNHLAEEEGLDWTIESAGTGDWHVGQSPDHRSIAVAQKYKVDISQQKAMHFKPSLFEIYDHILVMDHQNYKDVMAQASSKEEKKKVSLFLVDDIVPDPYFDERLFEPVYQMIETRCKELIQEWR; encoded by the coding sequence ATGAAAATTTTAATGGTTTGTTTAGGTAATATTTGTCGTTCGCCATTGGCACATGGTATTTTAAATCATTTAGCAGAAGAGGAAGGATTGGATTGGACAATTGAGTCTGCTGGTACCGGAGATTGGCATGTTGGTCAAAGTCCAGATCATAGATCTATTGCTGTTGCTCAAAAATACAAAGTAGATATTTCACAACAAAAAGCGATGCACTTTAAGCCTAGTCTATTTGAAATATATGATCATATCCTAGTAATGGATCATCAAAACTATAAAGATGTAATGGCACAAGCATCGTCAAAAGAAGAAAAGAAGAAAGTATCCTTATTTTTAGTTGATGATATTGTACCAGATCCGTATTTTGACGAACGTTTATTTGAACCTGTCTACCAGATGATCGAAACCCGATGTAAAGAATTAATTCAAGAATGGAGGTAG
- a CDS encoding peptidylprolyl isomerase produces the protein MKRIILSVFFCALSIALFAAKPAYKYVRIQTGKGTVVLKLYNETPKHRDNFIKLVKENYFDSLLFHRVIHNFMIQGGDPDSKNAKPGQQLGEGGPSYTIPSEIQSGLFHKKGTLGAARDDNPAKASSASQFYIVQGKKFTNAGLDSLETLRMKGVKFTEAQRAAYTTVGGTPHLDGNYTVFGELINGIEVIDAIAAVKTDKNDRPITDERMYVKLLTKREAINLERELKGLKPKNGLFTKIADMFSSSNY, from the coding sequence ATGAAAAGGATTATTTTAAGTGTATTTTTTTGTGCTTTATCGATCGCACTATTTGCAGCGAAGCCTGCTTATAAATATGTGCGTATCCAAACGGGTAAAGGGACAGTTGTTTTGAAGCTTTATAATGAGACACCTAAACACCGGGACAATTTTATCAAATTGGTGAAGGAAAATTATTTTGATAGCTTGCTTTTTCATCGGGTGATACATAATTTTATGATTCAGGGGGGGGATCCTGATTCTAAAAATGCAAAGCCAGGTCAACAACTGGGAGAAGGTGGGCCAAGTTATACCATTCCTTCTGAAATTCAATCAGGATTATTTCATAAAAAAGGAACTCTAGGAGCTGCACGTGATGATAATCCTGCAAAAGCTTCTTCAGCATCACAATTCTATATTGTCCAAGGGAAAAAGTTTACAAATGCAGGTTTGGATAGTTTAGAAACTTTGCGAATGAAAGGTGTCAAATTTACGGAAGCACAACGTGCTGCCTATACAACAGTAGGAGGAACACCACACTTAGATGGCAATTATACTGTATTTGGCGAGTTGATCAATGGAATAGAAGTGATTGATGCGATTGCTGCTGTGAAGACGGACAAAAATGATCGCCCTATAACGGACGAACGAATGTATGTTAAGTTATTGACGAAGAGAGAAGCAATTAATTTGGAACGTGAATTAAAAGGATTAAAACCTAAAAATGGTTTATTCACTAAGATTGCTGATATGTTTTCTTCTTCTAATTATTAA